Proteins from a single region of Candidatus Zixiibacteriota bacterium:
- the cysS gene encoding cysteine--tRNA ligase: protein MPLKIFNTLSGAKEDFVPLKEGEVRMYVCGVTVYDSSHLGHCRFLLTFDVIYRYLGFLGFRVVYVRNFTDVDDKIIKRARDENTTCEAITERYIEEFRRDAAALGLAEPTYEPRATHHVPEIISLIRKLEEKGLAYRVDGDVFYRVSGFAQYGKLSRKNLDELQAGARVEVDERKGSPLDFALWKSSKPGEPAWPSPWGPGRPGWHIECSAMSTKYLGQPFDIHGGGRDLIFPHHENEIAQSEGAFGVPLARYWIHNGFLNIDHEKMSKSLGNIFTIHEVLQKYDAAALRHYFLSSHYRSPMDFSFQGLEEAGRAVERVYETLERATPLLASREGVAADAALLESFRREMDDDFNTPRALALLFEEVRSVNRRLDERKIEGLEGRVVALRRVAQTLGLMQDGAEAFFERKKERWLRQHGLQRRDIEALIEARDRARKEKRWSDADRIREELQAKGIVLEDGPSGTVWKVK, encoded by the coding sequence ATGCCGCTTAAAATCTTCAATACGCTGAGCGGGGCCAAGGAAGATTTCGTGCCGCTCAAGGAAGGGGAGGTGCGGATGTACGTATGCGGCGTGACCGTTTACGACTCCTCTCACCTTGGCCACTGCCGCTTCTTGTTGACCTTCGACGTCATCTACCGCTACCTGGGGTTTCTGGGCTTTCGAGTTGTCTACGTACGAAATTTCACCGACGTCGACGACAAGATCATCAAGCGGGCGCGCGACGAGAACACCACCTGCGAGGCGATCACCGAGCGCTACATCGAGGAGTTCCGCCGGGATGCCGCCGCCCTCGGACTGGCGGAGCCGACGTATGAGCCGCGGGCGACGCATCACGTGCCCGAGATCATAAGCTTGATTCGAAAGCTCGAGGAAAAGGGGCTTGCCTACCGGGTGGATGGAGACGTTTTCTACCGGGTGAGCGGGTTCGCGCAGTACGGCAAGCTCTCGCGCAAGAACCTGGACGAGCTCCAGGCCGGCGCCCGCGTCGAGGTGGACGAACGGAAGGGCTCGCCGCTGGATTTCGCGCTCTGGAAATCGAGCAAGCCGGGCGAGCCGGCGTGGCCGAGCCCGTGGGGCCCGGGCCGTCCAGGCTGGCACATCGAGTGCTCGGCCATGAGCACGAAATATCTCGGCCAGCCGTTCGACATCCACGGCGGGGGACGCGACCTGATCTTCCCCCATCACGAGAACGAGATCGCCCAGTCCGAAGGCGCGTTCGGCGTCCCGCTGGCGCGCTACTGGATCCACAACGGCTTTCTCAACATCGACCACGAGAAGATGTCCAAGTCGCTGGGGAACATCTTCACGATCCACGAGGTGCTCCAAAAGTACGACGCGGCGGCGCTGCGCCATTATTTTCTCTCCAGCCATTATCGGAGCCCCATGGATTTCTCTTTCCAGGGGCTGGAAGAGGCCGGGCGCGCGGTGGAGCGGGTCTACGAGACGCTTGAGCGGGCGACGCCGCTGCTTGCCTCCCGGGAGGGCGTCGCGGCGGACGCGGCGCTTCTGGAGTCGTTCCGGAGGGAGATGGACGACGATTTCAACACTCCGCGCGCCCTTGCGCTGCTGTTCGAGGAGGTGCGCTCGGTGAACCGGAGGCTCGACGAGAGGAAGATCGAGGGTCTGGAGGGCCGTGTGGTCGCGCTGCGGCGAGTGGCGCAGACGCTCGGGCTGATGCAGGACGGAGCCGAAGCCTTCTTCGAGAGGAAGAAGGAGCGATGGTTGCGCCAGCATGGATTGCAGCGGCGCGATATCGAGGCGCTGATCGAGGCCCGCGACCGGGCGCGCAAGGAAAAGCGTTGGAGCGATGCCGACCGCATCCGCGAGGAACTTCAGGCAAAGGGGATCGTTCTCGAGGACGGACCGTCGGGAACAGTATGGAAGGTGAAGTGA
- a CDS encoding UbiD family decarboxylase, translating to MDFAKPYEDLREFIAALDHHGKLVRVHREINKDTELQPLVRWQFRGLPEEARKGFLFDNVTDSKQRKYNGSVLVGGLAGSEAIYCLGLKCNPDEVADRWLYAMDHPIEPVLVDDGPAREEIHEGSGLLAHGGLFEFPIPISTPGFDNGPYITAGHWITKDPETGRRNVGNYRGLIKGPALTGLMSGTPQDLSAHWEKCRQRGIPLEVAVVIGTVPAVSYAATQKVPPEVDELALAGGLMGKPVKLIKCRTVDLEVPATAEVVLEGIVPTNYMEEEGPFGESMGYVDPRTLSTVFELRCITHRKNPIWVSIISQVTPSESSKIKAMGMATLVKRFLLKRGLDSVLEVYLMEPLVNLRPYVVVRMKKRNDREPWDAMQGVLDYGDRVGKLIVAVDEDINPRDPVAVTWAITHRSQPHRDVKIVGNRPFGATPIGMVATHPSSRYDNSESSLLIDATRKADFPPLSLPKKEYMVRAREIWEELGLPKLQPQEPWHGYLLGLWPQELEAEAELAVRSEYEKVGEKLRRTRVQVGEGETMKSMRAKWGRSHSGRSE from the coding sequence ATGGATTTCGCCAAGCCCTACGAAGACCTCCGCGAGTTCATCGCGGCTCTCGACCACCACGGAAAGCTGGTCCGAGTCCACCGCGAGATCAACAAGGATACCGAGCTGCAGCCGCTGGTGCGCTGGCAATTCCGTGGCCTTCCCGAGGAAGCCAGGAAAGGATTCCTGTTCGACAACGTTACCGATTCCAAGCAACGCAAGTACAACGGCTCGGTTCTGGTCGGCGGCCTTGCGGGATCCGAGGCGATCTACTGTCTGGGGCTCAAGTGCAACCCGGACGAGGTGGCCGATCGCTGGCTTTACGCCATGGACCACCCGATCGAACCGGTCCTGGTCGACGACGGGCCCGCGCGCGAGGAGATCCACGAAGGAAGCGGCCTTCTGGCCCACGGCGGTCTTTTCGAGTTCCCGATCCCGATCTCGACGCCCGGTTTCGACAACGGCCCGTACATCACCGCCGGCCACTGGATCACCAAAGATCCCGAAACCGGCCGGCGCAACGTCGGCAACTACCGCGGCCTGATCAAAGGCCCGGCGCTGACGGGACTGATGTCCGGAACGCCCCAGGATTTGTCGGCCCACTGGGAGAAATGCCGGCAGCGTGGAATCCCGCTCGAAGTCGCCGTGGTCATCGGAACGGTGCCGGCCGTCTCCTACGCGGCCACGCAGAAGGTGCCGCCGGAGGTCGACGAGCTGGCGCTCGCCGGCGGTCTCATGGGAAAACCGGTGAAGCTGATCAAATGCCGGACCGTCGATCTCGAGGTGCCGGCGACCGCCGAGGTCGTGCTGGAAGGGATCGTCCCGACGAACTACATGGAAGAGGAAGGGCCGTTCGGCGAATCGATGGGCTACGTCGACCCGCGCACGCTCAGTACGGTCTTCGAGCTGCGCTGCATCACGCATCGCAAGAATCCGATCTGGGTATCGATCATCAGCCAGGTCACCCCGAGCGAAAGCTCCAAGATCAAGGCGATGGGGATGGCGACGCTGGTCAAGCGCTTCCTCCTCAAGCGCGGCCTCGATTCGGTGCTCGAAGTCTACCTGATGGAGCCGCTCGTGAACCTCCGCCCGTACGTTGTGGTCCGCATGAAGAAGCGCAACGACCGGGAACCGTGGGACGCGATGCAGGGCGTGCTCGATTACGGCGATCGGGTCGGCAAGCTGATCGTCGCCGTGGATGAGGACATCAATCCACGGGACCCCGTGGCCGTGACCTGGGCGATCACGCACCGCTCGCAGCCGCACCGCGACGTCAAGATCGTCGGCAACCGCCCGTTCGGCGCCACGCCGATCGGGATGGTGGCAACGCACCCGTCGAGCCGCTATGATAACAGCGAATCGTCCCTCTTGATCGACGCTACCCGGAAGGCGGATTTTCCTCCCCTTTCGCTCCCGAAAAAGGAGTATATGGTTCGGGCCCGCGAGATCTGGGAAGAGCTGGGGTTACCGAAGCTTCAACCGCAGGAGCCGTGGCACGGTTACCTGCTCGGGCTGTGGCCGCAAGAGCTGGAGGCCGAGGCCGAGCTGGCGGTGCGGAGCGAATACGAGAAAGTCGGCGAAAAACTGCGCCGCACCCGGGTCCAGGTCGGCGAGGGCGAGACGATGAAGTCCATGCGCGCGAAATGGGGCCGCTCGCATTCGGGACGATCGGAGTGA
- a CDS encoding tripartite tricarboxylate transporter substrate binding protein has translation MRDERHERQRSDNAVKNNKWFDFRRIVAWSLPALLLGHGSAFAQKADYPKDPVRLVITHAAGGTTDLAARLIQPYLQKYLGVPVVIENMPGAGGNVARSYVFKQPADGYTLLVSQQPSMSSGQIVSGGKFDVLKFTHVYNIAGRNYDCVAVAANSPFKTIEDLRKASAAQPLTSAGTGVGSNAYILAMLLRSKAGIQITYVPFNSGSEAALALAGGQTQMGTGALDSYWPLHEQKRLRVLAVSGPQRDESHPDIPTIAELGYPEIKMDQMTGVFAPPGLPEARLKVLVSAFEKAFADKEYLAAAAKAKMTLQPMPPAEFYKASSGIFKTIQGLESILKKSK, from the coding sequence ATGCGCGACGAAAGACACGAAAGACAAAGGAGCGACAACGCAGTGAAAAACAATAAATGGTTCGATTTCCGGCGTATCGTGGCGTGGAGCCTGCCGGCACTGCTGCTCGGGCACGGCAGCGCTTTCGCCCAGAAGGCGGACTATCCCAAGGATCCGGTCCGGCTGGTCATCACTCATGCCGCCGGCGGGACGACGGATCTGGCGGCCCGCCTGATCCAGCCCTACCTGCAGAAGTATCTGGGAGTGCCCGTCGTGATCGAGAACATGCCCGGGGCGGGCGGCAACGTTGCCCGCTCGTACGTCTTCAAGCAACCCGCGGACGGCTACACCCTGCTGGTCAGCCAGCAGCCTTCCATGTCGAGCGGCCAGATCGTCTCCGGGGGGAAATTCGACGTCTTGAAGTTCACGCACGTCTACAACATCGCCGGGCGCAACTACGATTGCGTGGCGGTCGCCGCCAACTCGCCGTTCAAGACCATCGAGGACTTGAGAAAAGCGTCGGCGGCGCAGCCGCTCACCTCGGCGGGCACGGGCGTCGGGAGCAACGCCTACATCCTCGCCATGTTGCTCAGGTCCAAGGCCGGCATCCAGATCACCTACGTTCCCTTCAACAGCGGGAGCGAAGCTGCGCTCGCTCTGGCGGGCGGCCAGACGCAGATGGGCACGGGTGCTCTCGACAGCTACTGGCCGCTTCACGAGCAGAAACGGCTGCGTGTGCTCGCGGTCTCCGGGCCCCAGCGCGACGAATCCCATCCCGACATTCCGACGATCGCCGAGCTCGGCTACCCCGAGATCAAGATGGATCAGATGACGGGCGTATTCGCCCCCCCTGGCCTGCCCGAAGCGCGGCTGAAGGTTCTGGTCTCGGCGTTCGAGAAAGCCTTCGCCGACAAGGAGTACCTGGCGGCGGCGGCCAAGGCCAAGATGACGCTCCAGCCGATGCCGCCGGCCGAGTTCTACAAGGCCTCGTCCGGAATCTTCAAGACGATTCAGGGATTGGAATCGATCCTCAAGAAGAGCAAGTAG
- a CDS encoding tripartite tricarboxylate transporter TctB family protein — translation MERGKVDLGAALLPLVTAGFAAALLFFSRENNPTAALFPRVVGVATLAFVLLDLIINRTGIRHAAPPEGRASGGRLPAWGIPLALQAVYLALIYVIGFSLATFVFLLLCPLVLGYRRPAVVAAHAVLFTAVLVFTFQSVFHIRLPKGLIGFPW, via the coding sequence GTGGAACGCGGCAAAGTCGATCTCGGTGCAGCCCTTCTCCCGCTCGTTACAGCAGGCTTCGCCGCGGCGCTGCTTTTCTTTTCGCGGGAGAACAATCCGACGGCGGCGTTGTTTCCACGCGTCGTCGGCGTGGCGACGCTCGCTTTCGTCCTTCTCGACCTGATCATCAACCGCACCGGAATCCGGCATGCCGCGCCCCCTGAGGGCCGAGCGTCCGGCGGACGCCTTCCCGCCTGGGGCATTCCGCTCGCGCTCCAGGCGGTTTACCTGGCGCTCATCTACGTGATCGGGTTTTCACTGGCGACGTTCGTCTTCCTTCTTCTTTGTCCCCTGGTTCTCGGCTACCGCCGCCCCGCCGTCGTCGCGGCGCATGCTGTTCTCTTCACCGCGGTTCTGGTCTTCACCTTCCAGTCGGTCTTCCACATCCGGCTGCCGAAGGGTCTGATCGGTTTTCCATGGTAG
- a CDS encoding tripartite tricarboxylate transporter permease: MWAEGFLTALQPLNLLYLVAGTAFGMLIGALPGLGPLFGVALMLPLTFGMPAATAIIFLTAVHAATAYGDSFASIMINAPGGVGSVASCWDGHPMAQKGQAGVAMGISTFGSFIGGVAGWISLVALSPLLIWVAVHMGPPEYFMVAVMALSLLALASEGQLLKGLALGGIGLLLSFVGRDPITAESRFTLGWDYLEDGLPLAAVVLGLFALSQAIVLAQQEGSISQLRRTGNVWEGFVKVLALPATIARASAVGIFMGVLPALGLSSANVVAYFVEKRAAKDPENFGRGDPRGLLAPEIAKNACIVGDLIPTFTLGIPGSSVTAIFLAAMIMHGLQPGAEFFSRSGALPYTVFAGILFAQVSFFVMGLLFARQFAKAVLIPNAILVPIIVALSFIASLALRGMLEDVLVTFVFGILGYIMSVYRYPAACLVLGLVLGDLVEANFHRSLLIGRGSYTIFFTRPFSLLLLLLTILMLLWPYRKTLLGRGQSPAGAVP, encoded by the coding sequence ATGTGGGCTGAAGGGTTTCTCACCGCGCTCCAGCCGCTGAATTTGCTGTACCTGGTCGCGGGTACCGCCTTCGGCATGCTGATCGGCGCCCTTCCGGGCCTCGGGCCGCTGTTCGGCGTGGCGCTGATGCTGCCGCTGACTTTCGGCATGCCCGCGGCCACGGCGATCATCTTCCTCACCGCCGTGCATGCCGCCACCGCCTACGGCGATTCCTTTGCATCGATCATGATCAACGCCCCGGGAGGTGTCGGCTCGGTCGCCTCCTGCTGGGACGGCCACCCGATGGCGCAAAAAGGCCAGGCCGGGGTGGCGATGGGCATTTCGACGTTCGGCTCGTTCATCGGCGGGGTCGCGGGCTGGATCTCGCTCGTCGCGCTGTCGCCTCTGCTCATCTGGGTCGCCGTTCACATGGGCCCGCCGGAGTACTTCATGGTGGCCGTCATGGCCCTTTCGCTCCTGGCTCTCGCCTCCGAAGGGCAGCTGCTCAAGGGTCTCGCGCTGGGCGGAATCGGCCTGCTTCTCTCCTTCGTCGGCCGCGACCCGATCACCGCCGAGTCGCGCTTCACCTTGGGGTGGGACTATCTCGAGGACGGCCTTCCGCTCGCCGCGGTGGTGCTGGGTCTCTTTGCCCTTTCGCAAGCCATCGTTCTGGCCCAGCAGGAAGGCAGCATTTCGCAGCTTCGCAGAACCGGCAATGTCTGGGAAGGGTTCGTCAAGGTCCTGGCCTTACCGGCCACCATCGCCCGAGCCTCCGCTGTCGGAATCTTTATGGGAGTTCTTCCGGCTCTCGGCCTTTCCTCGGCCAACGTCGTCGCCTATTTCGTGGAGAAGCGGGCGGCCAAGGACCCGGAGAATTTCGGCCGCGGCGATCCCCGCGGGCTGCTCGCCCCGGAGATCGCCAAGAACGCCTGCATCGTGGGGGACCTGATTCCCACCTTCACCCTGGGCATTCCCGGTTCCTCCGTGACGGCCATCTTCCTGGCCGCGATGATCATGCACGGGCTGCAGCCGGGCGCTGAATTCTTCTCCCGTTCCGGCGCCCTGCCCTACACGGTCTTCGCCGGCATCCTCTTCGCGCAGGTCTCCTTTTTCGTCATGGGGCTGCTGTTCGCCCGCCAATTCGCCAAGGCGGTGCTCATCCCCAACGCCATCCTGGTACCGATCATCGTCGCGCTGAGCTTCATCGCTTCGCTCGCTCTGCGCGGGATGCTGGAAGACGTCCTGGTGACGTTCGTCTTCGGGATCCTCGGCTATATCATGAGCGTTTACCGCTATCCCGCCGCCTGCCTCGTGCTGGGGCTGGTTCTGGGGGATCTGGTCGAGGCCAACTTTCACCGTTCCCTCCTGATCGGCCGCGGCTCGTACACGATCTTTTTCACGCGCCCCTTCTCGCTTTTGCTCCTTCTGCTGACGATTCTCATGCTCCTCTGGCCCTACCGCAAAACGCTCCTGGGGCGAGGCCAGTCGCCCGCCGGCGCGGTTCCTTGA
- a CDS encoding (2Fe-2S)-binding protein, protein MKRTVELRVNGQDYELEIEPNRLLLHALRDDIGLTGTKEGCSIGVCGACSVLVNGRLVSSCLTLAIACQGKEITTIEGLAKGDELHPLQQAFIEYGGFQCGICTPGQIIAAKALLDENPNPSDDEIKEWMAGNLCRCTGYYKILESIKAVAQGKIKAGASRRRDLRQAKIQSLYTSEGLHDRK, encoded by the coding sequence ATGAAACGAACCGTGGAGCTCCGCGTCAACGGACAGGACTACGAGCTCGAGATCGAGCCCAATCGGCTCCTCTTGCACGCATTGCGAGACGACATCGGTCTTACCGGGACGAAAGAAGGGTGTAGCATCGGTGTCTGCGGCGCTTGCAGCGTGCTCGTGAACGGCCGGCTGGTAAGCTCCTGCCTGACCCTGGCCATCGCCTGCCAGGGCAAAGAGATCACCACGATCGAGGGGCTCGCCAAGGGCGACGAGCTCCATCCCCTGCAGCAGGCGTTCATCGAATACGGAGGCTTCCAGTGCGGCATCTGCACTCCCGGGCAGATCATCGCGGCGAAGGCTCTGCTCGACGAAAACCCCAATCCCAGTGACGACGAGATCAAGGAGTGGATGGCCGGCAATCTGTGCCGCTGCACCGGCTACTACAAGATTCTCGAGTCCATCAAGGCGGTCGCCCAGGGCAAGATCAAGGCCGGCGCAAGCCGCCGGCGGGATCTCCGCCAGGCCAAGATCCAGAGCCTCTATACGTCCGAGGGCTTGCACGACCGAAAATAG
- a CDS encoding xanthine dehydrogenase family protein molybdopterin-binding subunit, with product MVKRAEEFAVVGKRVHRVEGCDKVTGDALYVADIKLPGMLHGRILRSPYPHARIVRLDTSRAEKLKGVRAVVTAEDTIKRGWGAFFPDQYPLALGKVRYVGEEVAAVAAIDPDIAEEALDLIEVEWEPLPAVFDAEEAMAEGAPLVHEDKPRNIALTIDVERGDVAAAFRDSDLVVEDTFESTPQWHSAIETIGSVAEYAASGKYTIYMNTQTLFNARYRIAAALGVRETDVRIIQPAVGGGFGGKSCDDNNAVVAAILAKKARKPVKIINSREEEFLAGSRPRVNMKIWVRMGFKKNGAIRAKHIRVIADNGAYSGKAPAITGVAALRHDTCYKYSDVKTQAYLVYTNKIPTGAFRGFGNPSAEWAVEQVIDEAAHRLGIDPLEIARMNAAEPGYVSPHGNRVKSCELRQCIDLVERMMDWKAKRRSKKPDTGLGIACTVHVSGKRHFGDYDGGSATIKINEDGKALIISGEGECGQGAGTTLCQIAAEELGIPLEDVEFSQADTDLTTFCLGAFGSRLTYIAGNAVRDAAQKVKQQLYETAAEVLEANPDDLVSRDGRIFVRGAEQKSVTVADVARARLFRRNGAPVVASGSFDADSVLQDATRYGNESGAYNFGCQAAEVEVDTQTGQVRVLKYAAASDCGTVINPLAAEGQVEGSVAQGLGYALIEGLKMEEGRPLNPNFSDYRLPSMRDMPPLEHAFADSYEPTGPFGAKGLGELGMDPTAAVISNAIFDAVGVRIKTLPITPEKVLRALREKRREEGR from the coding sequence ATGGTCAAGCGGGCCGAGGAATTCGCCGTCGTCGGAAAGCGCGTTCACCGCGTCGAAGGGTGCGACAAGGTCACCGGCGACGCGCTCTACGTCGCAGACATCAAGCTCCCGGGGATGCTTCACGGCAGGATCCTGCGCAGCCCCTATCCCCACGCCCGTATCGTCCGCCTCGACACATCCAGAGCGGAGAAGCTCAAGGGGGTCCGGGCGGTGGTCACCGCCGAAGACACGATCAAGCGCGGCTGGGGTGCATTTTTCCCGGACCAGTACCCGCTCGCATTGGGAAAGGTGCGCTACGTCGGCGAAGAGGTCGCGGCGGTCGCCGCGATCGATCCGGACATCGCCGAGGAGGCGCTCGACCTGATCGAAGTCGAATGGGAGCCGCTGCCTGCCGTCTTCGACGCCGAGGAGGCCATGGCCGAGGGCGCGCCCCTCGTCCACGAGGACAAGCCGCGCAACATCGCCCTCACGATCGACGTCGAGCGCGGCGACGTCGCGGCGGCCTTCCGCGACTCCGACCTCGTCGTGGAGGATACCTTCGAGAGCACGCCCCAGTGGCACTCAGCGATCGAGACGATCGGCAGCGTCGCCGAGTACGCCGCCAGCGGCAAGTACACCATCTACATGAACACTCAGACGCTGTTCAACGCGCGTTACCGCATCGCCGCCGCCCTCGGGGTCCGTGAGACCGACGTGCGCATCATTCAGCCGGCGGTCGGGGGCGGTTTCGGCGGCAAGTCGTGCGACGACAACAACGCCGTGGTGGCCGCCATTCTGGCCAAGAAGGCCCGCAAGCCCGTCAAGATCATCAACTCCCGGGAGGAGGAGTTCCTCGCCGGGTCCCGCCCGCGCGTGAACATGAAGATCTGGGTCCGGATGGGCTTCAAGAAAAACGGCGCCATCCGCGCCAAACACATCCGCGTCATCGCCGACAACGGCGCCTACTCGGGCAAGGCTCCCGCGATCACGGGCGTCGCAGCGCTGCGCCACGACACCTGCTACAAGTATTCCGACGTCAAGACCCAGGCGTACCTGGTCTACACCAACAAGATACCCACGGGCGCGTTCCGTGGCTTCGGCAACCCGTCGGCGGAATGGGCCGTGGAGCAGGTCATCGACGAGGCGGCGCATCGCCTGGGCATCGATCCGCTCGAGATCGCGCGCATGAACGCCGCCGAGCCCGGGTACGTTTCCCCGCACGGCAACCGCGTGAAGAGCTGCGAGCTCCGGCAGTGCATCGACCTCGTCGAGCGGATGATGGACTGGAAGGCCAAGCGCCGGAGCAAGAAACCCGACACCGGCCTCGGAATCGCGTGCACCGTGCACGTGAGCGGCAAGCGCCACTTCGGGGATTACGACGGCGGCTCGGCGACCATCAAGATCAACGAGGACGGCAAGGCGCTGATCATCAGCGGGGAGGGCGAATGCGGCCAGGGAGCCGGAACGACGCTCTGCCAGATCGCCGCCGAGGAGCTGGGGATTCCCCTCGAAGACGTCGAGTTCTCGCAGGCGGATACCGATCTCACCACCTTCTGCCTCGGGGCTTTCGGCAGCCGGTTGACCTACATCGCGGGTAACGCGGTGCGCGACGCCGCGCAAAAAGTCAAGCAGCAGCTCTACGAGACCGCGGCCGAAGTGCTCGAGGCCAACCCCGACGACCTCGTGTCGCGCGACGGCCGGATCTTCGTCCGCGGCGCCGAACAAAAATCGGTCACGGTCGCGGACGTCGCGCGGGCGCGCCTGTTTCGCCGCAACGGAGCTCCGGTTGTCGCCTCGGGCAGCTTCGACGCGGACTCCGTGCTCCAGGACGCGACCCGCTACGGCAACGAGTCCGGCGCCTACAATTTCGGCTGCCAGGCAGCGGAGGTCGAGGTCGACACGCAGACCGGCCAGGTCAGGGTCCTCAAGTACGCCGCGGCCTCGGATTGCGGAACCGTGATCAACCCGCTGGCCGCCGAAGGCCAGGTCGAAGGATCGGTTGCTCAGGGTCTCGGCTACGCCCTGATCGAAGGACTGAAGATGGAAGAGGGCCGACCCCTCAATCCCAACTTTTCCGACTACCGCCTTCCGTCGATGCGGGACATGCCCCCTCTGGAGCACGCGTTCGCCGATTCGTACGAGCCGACGGGCCCGTTCGGCGCCAAAGGATTGGGCGAGCTCGGAATGGATCCGACTGCGGCGGTCATCAGCAACGCCATCTTCGACGCGGTCGGCGTTCGGATCAAGACCCTCCCGATCACTCCCGAAAAGGTCCTGCGCGCGCTGCGGGAAAAGCGCCGCGAAGAAGGTCGATGA
- a CDS encoding xanthine dehydrogenase family protein subunit M produces MIKFDYLEPASLDEALELLERYGDDARAIAGGTSLLIWMRQRLLAPKVIVSLARLPDFDRIRFDPRDGLRIGAGACHRDLELSPVVKEHYPLLHETFRKVAQPRIRNMGTVGGNLSGGDPLTDPGASLIALDAEVTVVSRKGSRTVPLDGFFVDYYQTALRPGELLTEIHVPPPRTNLGWSHIKFTPRSAEDFATVGVALTVKAANGTCEDVRLGLNSVGPTIIRATRAEEVLRGRVVNDAVLHEMGEVAATEVDPVDDNRGSAEYKREMVKVLVRRAAAQALKIAVA; encoded by the coding sequence ATGATCAAGTTCGACTATCTCGAGCCCGCCTCTCTCGACGAAGCCCTGGAGCTTCTCGAGCGCTACGGCGATGACGCCCGCGCGATCGCCGGCGGCACCTCGCTCCTCATCTGGATGCGCCAGCGGCTCCTCGCGCCCAAAGTAATCGTCAGCCTCGCGAGGCTGCCCGACTTCGATCGGATCCGGTTCGACCCCCGGGACGGGCTGCGCATCGGCGCGGGGGCGTGCCATCGCGACCTCGAGCTGTCGCCCGTCGTGAAGGAACACTATCCCCTGCTGCACGAGACGTTCCGCAAGGTCGCGCAACCCCGCATTCGCAACATGGGGACCGTAGGCGGCAACCTGAGCGGCGGCGATCCGCTCACCGATCCGGGGGCGAGCCTGATCGCGCTCGACGCCGAGGTAACGGTCGTCAGCCGGAAGGGGTCGCGGACCGTTCCGCTCGACGGTTTCTTCGTCGACTATTATCAGACCGCGCTGCGCCCGGGCGAGTTGCTGACCGAAATCCACGTCCCGCCGCCCCGAACGAACCTCGGCTGGTCGCACATCAAGTTCACTCCCCGAAGCGCCGAGGACTTCGCCACCGTCGGCGTGGCGCTGACCGTCAAAGCCGCGAACGGCACGTGCGAAGACGTGCGGCTCGGGCTCAACTCCGTCGGGCCGACCATCATTCGCGCGACAAGGGCCGAGGAGGTCTTGCGTGGCAGGGTCGTCAACGACGCCGTCCTCCACGAGATGGGCGAAGTTGCCGCCACGGAGGTCGATCCCGTGGACGACAACCGCGGCTCCGCCGAGTACAAACGGGAAATGGTCAAGGTCCTGGTCCGCCGCGCTGCGGCCCAGGCATTGAAAATCGCGGTAGCTTGA
- a CDS encoding urea carboxylase-associated family protein: MTFPVMRRYPVPGTIANEWIIPAREYSAFTMRRGQILRFVDIEGKQVPDLICFNERDLTEHLNMGNSLLLNRRRELRQGDVLYSVICNPMMTITGYSNEESYAYGPMCSEELNRIRYGVPGTRNCRDNFAMALAPWGLDRRRIPNAFVPFMRVAVRADGTMEIKEPTTRPGDFYDLRAEMDLVVAVSNCPQERNPCNGFNPTPMGVIVYQQSAA, encoded by the coding sequence GTGACCTTTCCCGTGATGCGGCGTTATCCTGTGCCGGGCACCATCGCGAACGAATGGATCATCCCGGCGAGGGAGTACTCAGCCTTCACCATGCGCCGAGGGCAGATCCTCCGTTTCGTCGACATCGAAGGCAAGCAGGTGCCGGACTTGATCTGCTTCAACGAGCGCGACCTGACCGAGCACCTCAACATGGGCAACAGCCTGCTCCTCAACAGGCGTCGCGAGCTGCGCCAGGGCGACGTGCTCTATTCCGTGATCTGCAATCCGATGATGACTATTACCGGCTACTCGAACGAGGAGAGCTATGCTTACGGCCCCATGTGCAGCGAGGAATTGAACCGCATCCGTTACGGGGTGCCGGGCACCCGGAACTGCCGCGACAATTTCGCCATGGCGCTCGCTCCCTGGGGGCTCGACCGGCGCCGGATTCCCAATGCATTCGTCCCCTTCATGCGCGTGGCGGTCCGAGCCGACGGGACCATGGAGATCAAGGAACCGACCACTCGCCCCGGCGACTTCTACGACCTTCGGGCCGAGATGGATCTGGTCGTGGCGGTCTCGAACTGCCCGCAGGAGCGAAATCCTTGCAACGGTTTCAATCCCACGCCGATGGGGGTAATCGTCTACCAGCAATCTGCGGCTTGA